AGCTATGACCCTCTCGTGCCTGTCGTCGCCGCCATCACCCTGACGACACACCGCCCGACCACCGGGCCTCACACTCCGCCGCCGGCCGCCCGCAGGCGCCGCCGCGACTCCGTGTACTGCCGACCTCCGCGCCGGCAGATGGCGTACCGGGCCGCCCACGGGGCAGCCGGGTCCGCGAAGCCGTCACAGCCCCGGTCGGCGAGCCGACTTCGGTCGGGCGGCCTGAAAGGCTGGGGTCGGGTCGGCTTCATGACGTCGGGTACAACGGCGGCGGCCCGCACGCCTTGACCGCCTACCTCACCCAGGTCGTCGGCACCGACGGGCGGAACACGGCCGCCGGTGCCTCGTACGAGCAGGCGCACCGCGCGATCCTCGCCCGGACGCGGAACAGCGCGGCGGACCGCGGCGCGAACGAGTTGCAGCGGGGCTGACCACCGCCACCTCCCCGCCGCACCGCAGGCAGATCCGTTCCCCCAAGCCAGCCGCACTGGCGCCCATGGACTGCGGCCGTCGATGCGTACGCCTTCGGCGCGCCGGGCGGGCTGCCGGGCTCTGCCCTGCGGGACGGGTGACGAAGTCGCCGGGGCATCTGTCGGGACGTAGGAACGCGACTGATCATCGTGGCACTACCGATGGGCAGGGCCACCACTCCCCGGCCGCGGGCCGTGACACCTCGAGCGCGGCGTCGGCGTCGTCCGGGAGCCGCGAAGACCGTCAGGGCTCACTGTCGGGCCGCCATGTGTCGAACACCCAGCCTGGATGGGAAGTGCCGAGGTAGGGCAGATGCGCCTCCCACTCCACAGCTGTCACTGTCTGGACCGGTTGCAGCGTGATGCGGCTGGCCGAGTCGATGGTGAACCCCCAGGAGAAGCCGGCCAGCGGCAGCACGCGCCGTTCGGTGTCGTCCATCGGTGTCCATGCAAGATAGCTGTGCGCCGTCCAGGTCAGGGGGTCTCGCCCGGCCCGTGATGGTGCGGGTTGCGTCCATGGATGTGGTGTACGGGTTCGACCTGATCCGGGGGTTTGCTCCGGCTTCTGGGTGATGCCCGCATAGATGAACGGCCACCGGCTGATCTTCGAGGTGTCGAAGCCCGAAGGAGACCAGCACGATGACCGCACCCGACAGTCTGCCCCTGCACGCCCTCGCCGAGGACAACCTCGCCGCGGCGAGTCCCGACCTGCTGCGCGCGATGGTCAAGACGTTTGCCGACGCGCTCATGTCCGCGGAGGCGGATGTTCTCTGCAATGCCGAATACGGACAGGTCAGCGACGAACGCGTCAACCACCGCAACGGATACCGCCCACGCGAGTGGGACACCCGCGCAGGGACCGTCGAACTCGCCATTCCCAAGCTGCGCCAGGGCAGTTACTTCCCACACTGGCTACTCGAACGCCGTCGGCGAGCGGAGCATGCCCTGATCTCGGTGGTCGCCACCGCCTACCTGCTCGGCGTCTCCACGCGCCGGGTCGAGAAGCTCGCCGCCTCCCTCGGCGTCACCCAGCTGTCGAAGTCCCAGGTCTCCGCGATGGCGAAGCACCTGGACAAGCAGGTCGCCGCCTTCCGCAACCGGCCCCTGGACCAGGGCCCCTACGCGTTCGTCTGGGTGGACGCGCTCACCCAGAAGGTGCGCGAGGGCGGCCGGATCATCAACGTCCACGCGTTGATCGCGGTCGGCGTGAATGCCGACGGCCACCGCGAGATCCTCGGCATCGACGTCGCCACCGCCGAGGACGGCGCCGGCCGGCTCGCCTTCCTGCGCTCCCTGATCGCCCGAGGCCTGTCCGGCGTCCAGCTCGTCATCTCCGACGCCCACGCCGGCCTGGTCGACGCGATCGGCGCGGTCCTGCCCGGAGCATCGTGGCAGCGATGCCGCACGCACTACGCCCGAAATTTGCTCTGCC
This portion of the Streptomyces mirabilis genome encodes:
- a CDS encoding IS256 family transposase, with amino-acid sequence MTAPDSLPLHALAEDNLAAASPDLLRAMVKTFADALMSAEADVLCNAEYGQVSDERVNHRNGYRPREWDTRAGTVELAIPKLRQGSYFPHWLLERRRRAEHALISVVATAYLLGVSTRRVEKLAASLGVTQLSKSQVSAMAKHLDKQVAAFRNRPLDQGPYAFVWVDALTQKVREGGRIINVHALIAVGVNADGHREILGIDVATAEDGAGRLAFLRSLIARGLSGVQLVISDAHAGLVDAIGAVLPGASWQRCRTHYARNLLCQVPKSAQPWVATLLRTVFEQPDTDAVQAQMRHVLDALEAKFPKAAAHLDTAQHDLLAFTAFPREIWRQIWSNNPQERLNKEIRRRTDVVGIFPDRTALIRLVGAVLAEQNDAWTEARRYMGLDLLAKARLHPIESERDETALPTELTV